The nucleotide sequence TAACAACATTGTGTAAGTTATCTACTAAATCATCTGGTAGAGGGTCATCTATCCCCTCTTCAGGATAATCTAATACAACATTAACATGAGCAGAAACATCTAAAAGTTGCTTTTTTAATATATCTATTTGCTCTCTTAAATCTCCTCTTAATTGATTTAAAGAAAGAGAAATACTTTTATCTGTTTTACCATGAATTAAATCAATTACAGCTTCTGCTTGAGTTAAATCCAATCTTCCATTTAAGAAAGCTCTTCTTGTAAATTCACCAATTTCAGCTATTCTAGCTCCACTTTTTAGAACTAACTCTAAAACTCTTTCTGTAATTAAAAATCCTCCATGACAATTAATTTCTACAATATCCTCTTTTGTATAAGTGTTAGGTCCTTTCATTATAGAAACTAAAACTTCATCTATCAACTCTTCTCCATCATAAAGATGACCGTAGTTTATACTGAAGTTTCTAAGATCACTAACATTTTTATTTGATATAGGTTTAAATATTTTTGTTAGTATACATAAAGAATCACTTCCTGACATTCTAACAATTCCTATTCCACCTTCTCCTCTTGGAGTTGAAATGGCAGCAATAGTATCAAACATATAACTCACCCCTATTTCTTTTTTCTAATAACAATATATCTTTTAGGGTCTTTTCCTTCGCTATAAGTATCTAATTCTGAATATTTATTAACAACTTCATGTATTATTTTTCTTTCTCTTGGTGGCATTGGATTTAATTTTATAGGTTTAGTTGTTTTCATAGCTTTTTCAGCCATTTTTCTAGCTAAATCTCTTAAAGTTACATTTCTTTTTTCTTTAAATCCTTCAACATCAACATCTATTCTAACATCTTTAATCAATGTGTTTAATAGGTATTCATAGCTATTTAATGTTTTTCCTTTTTTTCCAATAATAATTCCATTATCTTCACCATAAAGGTTTATAACACAATTTTTACCCTCTAATCTTAGAACCTCAACTTCTAAGTCAAGTCCCATTCTATTCAATAATTCTTGAGAAAGTCTAATGATATCCTTTTCTCTATTTTCTTTAATCTCTTTTTTTGTTTCTTTTTTTACTTGCTCAATCTCTTCAGTTTCTGTTTTTGATATAGTTTCTACTAGCTCTTCTTCTAAAGCTGAAATCTCAATCTCTTCAGTTTCTACTTCTCTGCTAATTTCAACTTTATACAAACCATCTTTAGCAAAAAAACCAAAGAATGATTTT is from Cetobacterium sp. ZOR0034 and encodes:
- a CDS encoding R3H domain-containing nucleic acid-binding protein, which translates into the protein MENMIEIKASNREVAIARAIKILEVTADQVVKVTELEKPKSFFGFFAKDGLYKVEISREVETEEIEISALEEELVETISKTETEEIEQVKKETKKEIKENREKDIIRLSQELLNRMGLDLEVEVLRLEGKNCVINLYGEDNGIIIGKKGKTLNSYEYLLNTLIKDVRIDVDVEGFKEKRNVTLRDLARKMAEKAMKTTKPIKLNPMPPRERKIIHEVVNKYSELDTYSEGKDPKRYIVIRKKK